The genomic DNA AGATAACCGATGCAGTCACAAACCCGTTTACAAAGTTCTCCGACTTGCTCTTGATCGCTTTCCTCAGGGTTTCCCCAAGCTGCTCCAGCCTGCCCTCTATGTTCAGAAGCTCGCCTATTACCGTTCCGATAACAAGGGAGACTATAACAGGGAAAAAGTCATGATCCTCAAAAGCCATTTTAATGCCGAGAACCGCCACGGCAAGCCCCACAACCTTCACCACCGAGTCCTTAACCGATTCGCCCAGCCTCTTGCCGAAGACAAGCCCGGCCACGCTTCCGGCCACTATGGCCGCGCTGTTTACCACTGTTCCGATGATCACCTGAAAAACCTCTCCACATATTCAGTGGCTTCCGCCGCCAGAGATTCCGACTCAAGGCGCATGGTCACTTCATCATTATAATTAAACGCGCTGTAGGTATAGTTATGACTGCCGGAATAGACTATCCGCCCGTCAATAACTGTCATTTTTGTATGAAGGCGCTTTTTCGGGCTGTCATAAAGAACAACCGCACCGGCCCCAGCCAGTGCTGCGCCTGTTTCCCTGTTCGCCTTGGTGAGGAAGGATTTTTCATCCTCCTCAACATCAAACACTACCCTGACCTTCACGCCTCTTTTGGCGGCATTTTCAAGGGAAAGGAGCAAAAGCTCCGTATCGGCGGGCTTGTCCCTGTCCGCTTTGAACATATAAATTGTCATGTCTATTGAGCGTTCCGCGGAAGTAATATCGTCAATCAGCGGCACGATGAGCCTTTTTCCGTCCAGAAAGGCAACCTCCGCCGTGTGCGTGTGCAGACGCGCGGAAAGGTTGGAATATACGAAAAAGACTATAAAAACAAATGCGATTAATAGTTTAAAGACCCGCGACCGAGCGGAGCGCTTCCCAGACATTATCTTTACCGTGTCCCGTAAGAGACGAGTAAAGAAAGAAATGTTCCTTATCAATTCCCACTTCCTCTGCAATAAGGCGAACCTGTTTTGCAATCTGATTGTTTGAAAGTTTATCTGTTTTTGTGAGTATCACCAAAGTGTGGGTTTCCGTCTCGGAAAGCCAGCTCAGCATGTCCATATCCTCTTCGGACGGGAGGCGGCGTATGTCCAGAATCAGCACACATGCTTTCAGGTTGTCCCTCTTGGTGAGATAAGTCTCTATGCACTTTGCCCACGATGCCCTTTCCGACTTGGAGACGGCGGCAAAGCCGTATCCGGGCAGATCCACAAACATTATTTCATTATCAATATTGAAAAAATTAAGCGTTCTGGTCTTGCCGGGTTTGGCGCTGACCTTAACCAGCTTTTTACGTCCGAGAAGCGAGTTTATCATGGACGACTTGCCCACGTTGCTTCGCCCCACAAAGGCTATTTCCGGCAGCGCGCTTTCGGGGTAGTCCTTCTCGAATACTGCCGATTTCACAAATTCCGCATTCACTCAAAAACCCCCATGTCACGGAGCAGACACTTCATGCCGAAGCCGAAATCCACACTGAATCCTGCTGCGTTTTTGTGTCCTCCGCCGCCGTTTCTCACTGCGATTTCAGCCACATCAACCTCCGGGATTGAGCGCAGCGAGACTTTCTTCTTCTGAGCATTGACTATCACCACGTAATCCACGCCGAGTTCATTTGTGATGTAGTTGCCCACTTCGGAGTTGTACTCCTCGCAGAAAACGGCATATGCACTGCGCCCCTGCGTATCCGTAAACTGAAAGCCGGACTTGGCGGAGTTGCGGATATATCTGTCGCGCCTGTCTTCTTCTATTTCGATAATGAGCGTTTCGCTCTCGCCGAATTCGGCGGAGGGCACGGCGAGAAACCTTGCCTCGAACCTGTCTATACCCAGCTTCATAAAGAGGATGTTCATCTGGAGACTGTCAGTGCGTTTCATGTGCCACATGTCAAAGTCGTTCACGCAGTCCACAAAGTCCGCATATGGGGAAACATCGTACCCCTGCGCCTCAAGCCATTCGTAGGTGAGCTTTGTGGCTGATTTCGTGGTGTCATGCACCACGCCGTGGTTCCCCTTGAGCCATGAGGAGGTGGGGTGATGGTCGATGAAGGTTATTTCCGTTTCGCCCAGCACACTCTCATAAGCCCTTTTGGATGGGGAAACATCCGTGATAATCACGCCGTCGTAGCCGCCGCTCTCTTCCTCAAGCGCCTGATCAACATCATTATAGTTGAGGTACAGCGTGTTCACGTTTTTCAGGTATTTCTTGATCAGTATGCCGCAGCCTACTCCGTCAAGATCGTTGTGTGATATATGAAGATGCAAAATACACTCCTTGTTTTAATTATAATAACCGGCATCGCAGACCGGACTTTCAGGCACTACTCGCCGATTATTTTCACAAGCACACGCTTACGCCGTCTGCCGTCAAACTCACCGTAGAATATCTGCTCCCATGTGCCGAAGTCAAGCCGCCCTTCGGTAACGGCGACAACGACCTCCCTGCCCATTATCTGGCGTTTGTGGTGTGCATCCCCGTTGTCCTCCCCTGTGAGGTTGTGTCT from Geovibrio ferrireducens includes the following:
- a CDS encoding phospholipase D-like domain-containing protein, producing MSGKRSARSRVFKLLIAFVFIVFFVYSNLSARLHTHTAEVAFLDGKRLIVPLIDDITSAERSIDMTIYMFKADRDKPADTELLLLSLENAAKRGVKVRVVFDVEEDEKSFLTKANRETGAALAGAGAVVLYDSPKKRLHTKMTVIDGRIVYSGSHNYTYSAFNYNDEVTMRLESESLAAEATEYVERFFR
- the yihA gene encoding ribosome biogenesis GTP-binding protein YihA/YsxC → MKSAVFEKDYPESALPEIAFVGRSNVGKSSMINSLLGRKKLVKVSAKPGKTRTLNFFNIDNEIMFVDLPGYGFAAVSKSERASWAKCIETYLTKRDNLKACVLILDIRRLPSEEDMDMLSWLSETETHTLVILTKTDKLSNNQIAKQVRLIAEEVGIDKEHFFLYSSLTGHGKDNVWEALRSVAGL
- a CDS encoding DHH family phosphoesterase → MHLHISHNDLDGVGCGILIKKYLKNVNTLYLNYNDVDQALEEESGGYDGVIITDVSPSKRAYESVLGETEITFIDHHPTSSWLKGNHGVVHDTTKSATKLTYEWLEAQGYDVSPYADFVDCVNDFDMWHMKRTDSLQMNILFMKLGIDRFEARFLAVPSAEFGESETLIIEIEEDRRDRYIRNSAKSGFQFTDTQGRSAYAVFCEEYNSEVGNYITNELGVDYVVIVNAQKKKVSLRSIPEVDVAEIAVRNGGGGHKNAAGFSVDFGFGMKCLLRDMGVFE